The following proteins are co-located in the Triticum aestivum cultivar Chinese Spring chromosome 1A, IWGSC CS RefSeq v2.1, whole genome shotgun sequence genome:
- the LOC123063488 gene encoding peptidyl-tRNA hydrolase 2, mitochondrial isoform X2 has translation MAAPPRRNPNHGGKRKDEEPWLAAGVRPANFLPGLAIGFLLGLLLDLSSSWRPRFSLPSAPAPRGSKRAAAGSSAAPAPGEELKMVLVVRQDLKMGAGKIASQCAHAATGLYADLLASNRVLLKQWEQFGQAKIVLTCKNQQEMNRIKETAEHRGIPTFVVADAGRTQVVAGSKTVLAVGPGRKADIDSVTGKLRLL, from the exons ATGGCTGCTCCGCCGCGGCGAAACCCCAACCACGGCGGCAAGAGGAAG GACGAGGAGCCGTGGCTCGCGGCGGGCGTCCGCCCGGCCAACTTCCTCCCGGGCCTGGCCATCGGgttcctcctcggcctcctcctcgaccTCTCCTCCTCCTGGAGGCCGAGGTTTAGCCTCCCGTCTGCCCCGGCGCCACGGGGCTCCAAGCGGGCGGCCGCCGGTTCCTCCGCCGCCCCAGCCCCAGGCGAAGAGCTCAAGATG GTTTTAGTAGTGCGTCAGGATCTTAAGATGGGGGCTGGGAAAATAGCGTCTCAATGTGCCC ATGCAGCAACTGGCTTGTACGCCGATCTGTTGGCAAG CAACCGGGTTCTTTTGAAACAATGGGAACAGTTCGGACAAGCTAAGATTGTTCTGACATGCAAGAATCAACAGGAAAT GAACAGGATAAAGGAAACTGCAGAACACCGAGGTATCCCAACTTTTGTTGTTGCAGATGCAGGCCGCACACAG GTAGTGGCTGGGTCTAAGACAGTTCTTGCAGTAGGGCCAG